Proteins encoded by one window of Chryseobacterium sp. POL2:
- a CDS encoding aspartate aminotransferase family protein, translated as MNLFDVYPLFDINPVKAKGSFLWDDKGQQYLDFYGGHAVMSIGHNHPYYQDKLKDQLEKISFYSNSVQNDLQVELAQKLGELSGYEDYSLFLCNSGAEANENALKLASFHNGKKNVIYFSGSFHGRTSAAVSVTDNPKIVVPVNFSDRFIKCDWNNVDALETIFKTKEISAVIVEGIQGVGGINLPEEHFIQKIRSLCDSHDAVMILDEVQSGYGRAGHFFAHQEFDVKPDIITTAKGMGNGFPIAGVLISPKFKAIHGLLGTTFGGNHLACAAGIAVLDVIKNESLIDNAEKIGQYIEEKIKNFKHIKSIRRRGLMMGIELDQACAGVRSDLLKKHFVFTGNANDKNVLRILPALNITEKEADIFIEALEDTLQNLN; from the coding sequence ATGAATTTATTTGACGTATATCCTTTATTCGATATTAATCCTGTAAAAGCCAAAGGCTCGTTTTTGTGGGATGATAAGGGACAACAATATTTAGACTTTTATGGAGGTCATGCAGTGATGTCCATAGGTCACAATCATCCGTATTATCAAGATAAACTGAAAGATCAATTAGAGAAAATTTCATTTTATTCAAATTCGGTGCAGAACGATTTACAAGTAGAATTAGCACAAAAATTGGGTGAGCTTTCGGGTTACGAAGATTACAGTTTGTTCCTTTGTAATTCGGGCGCGGAAGCTAACGAAAACGCTCTTAAACTAGCCTCTTTTCATAATGGGAAGAAGAATGTAATTTATTTTTCGGGCTCTTTTCATGGACGTACGTCTGCAGCAGTTTCTGTAACGGATAATCCCAAAATTGTTGTGCCAGTCAACTTTTCTGACCGTTTTATAAAATGTGATTGGAACAATGTTGACGCTTTAGAAACTATATTCAAGACCAAAGAAATTAGTGCCGTAATTGTAGAAGGAATTCAAGGTGTGGGCGGTATTAATTTGCCAGAGGAACACTTCATTCAGAAAATTAGAAGTTTGTGCGATAGCCATGATGCCGTGATGATTCTGGATGAAGTGCAATCTGGTTATGGACGTGCGGGACATTTCTTTGCCCATCAGGAGTTCGATGTGAAGCCTGATATTATCACCACAGCAAAAGGGATGGGAAATGGTTTCCCAATTGCTGGGGTTTTAATTAGTCCAAAATTCAAAGCGATCCATGGGCTTTTAGGAACAACTTTTGGCGGTAATCATTTGGCTTGCGCGGCAGGAATCGCGGTGTTGGATGTTATTAAAAATGAAAGTCTTATTGATAACGCTGAAAAAATTGGGCAATATATCGAGGAGAAAATCAAAAATTTTAAACATATAAAATCCATTAGACGACGTGGACTGATGATGGGCATTGAGTTGGATCAAGCTTGCGCGGGAGTTCGTTCAGATTTGTTGAAAAAACATTTTGTCTTTACAGGTAATGCCAACGACAAAAATGTTTTGAGGATTCTGCCAGCACTTAACATCACAGAAAAAGAAGCCGACATTTTTATTGAGGCTTTAGAAGATACTCTTCAAAATTTAAATTAA
- the argC gene encoding N-acetyl-gamma-glutamyl-phosphate reductase, whose product MKSVGIIGANGYTGSELVRLLVFHPEVELKCLFSRSNSGTKISEIYPDLSGICDMELTNVFQNVDILFLCLPHKESQNWLLQNEVNKESLIIDLGNDFRLESQFGKRNFIYGLPELNKENIKSAKSIANPGCFATAIQLALLPLASANLLQDVYTTGITGSTGAGQKLQSATHFTWRNDNISAYKTLTHQHVEEILMNVNAVNSGKVQFNFVPWRGDFARGIFTSSTIKCDKTLEELKLLFKNFYKDSLFVHISEKPIDMKQVVNTNKCLIEIEKQGDFIVVHSAIDNLLKGASGQALQNMNIAMNWEETLGLKLKPIAF is encoded by the coding sequence ATGAAATCTGTCGGAATTATCGGAGCAAACGGTTATACAGGAAGCGAGTTGGTGCGTCTGTTGGTTTTTCATCCAGAAGTGGAACTGAAATGCCTTTTCAGTCGCTCAAATTCTGGAACTAAAATTTCTGAGATTTATCCTGATTTATCGGGTATTTGCGACATGGAATTGACCAATGTTTTCCAAAATGTTGACATTTTGTTTTTGTGTCTTCCGCATAAAGAAAGTCAAAATTGGTTATTGCAAAACGAAGTTAACAAAGAAAGCTTAATCATCGATTTGGGTAACGATTTCCGTTTAGAAAGTCAATTTGGAAAACGAAATTTCATCTATGGACTTCCAGAGCTTAATAAAGAAAACATAAAATCTGCGAAAAGCATTGCTAATCCAGGTTGTTTTGCGACAGCAATTCAGTTGGCATTATTGCCGTTAGCTTCGGCTAATTTGTTGCAAGATGTTTACACAACGGGGATTACAGGTTCTACAGGTGCAGGTCAAAAACTGCAATCCGCGACGCATTTTACTTGGCGCAACGATAATATTTCAGCTTACAAAACTTTGACACATCAACATGTTGAAGAGATTTTAATGAATGTTAACGCGGTTAATTCAGGAAAGGTACAATTCAATTTCGTGCCTTGGCGTGGCGATTTTGCAAGAGGAATTTTCACAAGTTCTACAATTAAATGTGATAAGACTTTAGAAGAACTAAAGCTGTTGTTTAAAAACTTTTATAAAGATTCTCTTTTTGTACATATTTCCGAAAAGCCAATCGATATGAAACAAGTGGTTAACACCAACAAGTGCCTTATCGAGATCGAAAAACAAGGCGATTTTATCGTGGTGCATTCTGCGATTGATAACCTTCTGAAAGGAGCTTCTGGACAAGCACTACAGAATATGAACATCGCTATGAACTGGGAAGAAACTTTAGGTTTAAAATTAAAGCCAATTGCATTTTAG
- a CDS encoding argininosuccinate synthase, with the protein MKKSVVLAFSGGLDTSYCAKYLSETLGYEVHAVTVNTGGFSEADEAELKSRAEKLGVTTYAFINAEKEYYEDCVKYLIFGNVLKNNTYPLSVSAERTVQAQNIAKYAKEIGASAIAHGSTGAGNDQVRFDLIFQVMCPEMEIITPIRDMSLSREEEIEFLKRYGFNIDFEKAQYSINKGLWGTSVGGKETLKSRHNLPESAYPSQVVKTETSELEIEFKNGEIVAVNGDNFAHPVFAIQKIEALASPYGIGRDIHVGDTIVGIKGRVGFEAAAALISIKAHHLLEKHTLSKYQQTIKSQLADWYGNWLHEALFLDPVMRNIETFFNDSQKTVNGKVFITLYPYRFVLNGIESENDLMSDKFGSYGEANRTWTGDDVKGFTKVLSNSLTIYHQINKS; encoded by the coding sequence ATGAAGAAAAGTGTAGTATTGGCGTTTAGTGGCGGATTAGACACTTCATATTGTGCAAAATATTTAAGCGAAACTTTGGGTTACGAAGTTCACGCCGTTACTGTTAATACTGGAGGTTTTTCAGAAGCTGATGAAGCTGAATTAAAATCTCGCGCCGAAAAACTAGGTGTTACAACTTATGCATTTATTAACGCGGAAAAGGAATATTACGAAGATTGTGTGAAATATTTAATCTTCGGGAATGTCCTTAAAAATAATACATATCCATTGTCGGTAAGTGCAGAACGTACTGTACAAGCGCAAAATATTGCAAAATATGCTAAGGAAATTGGTGCTTCGGCAATAGCACACGGAAGTACGGGAGCAGGAAATGATCAAGTTCGTTTTGACTTGATTTTCCAAGTGATGTGTCCAGAAATGGAGATTATCACCCCAATTCGTGATATGTCGTTGTCAAGAGAAGAAGAAATCGAATTTTTAAAACGATATGGTTTTAATATCGATTTTGAAAAAGCACAATATTCCATAAACAAAGGACTTTGGGGAACTTCTGTTGGTGGAAAAGAAACCTTAAAGTCACGTCATAATCTTCCAGAGTCGGCTTATCCATCGCAAGTTGTGAAAACGGAAACTTCGGAATTGGAAATCGAATTTAAAAATGGTGAAATTGTAGCTGTCAACGGTGACAATTTTGCACATCCAGTTTTTGCAATTCAAAAGATCGAAGCTTTGGCAAGTCCTTATGGGATTGGCCGCGATATCCATGTCGGGGATACGATTGTTGGGATAAAAGGTCGTGTCGGCTTCGAAGCGGCTGCGGCTTTAATTTCGATAAAAGCACACCATTTGTTAGAAAAACATACTTTGTCAAAATACCAACAAACCATCAAGTCTCAATTGGCAGATTGGTATGGCAACTGGCTTCACGAAGCGCTTTTCCTGGATCCAGTCATGAGAAATATAGAAACTTTCTTTAATGATTCTCAAAAGACAGTTAACGGAAAAGTATTTATAACGCTTTATCCTTATCGATTTGTTTTAAACGGAATTGAGTCCGAAAATGATTTGATGTCCGATAAATTCGGTAGTTATGGCGAAGCTAATCGCACATGGACAGGAGATGATGTTAAAGGCTTTACTAAAGTATTGAGCAATTCGTTAACGATTTATCATCAAATTAATAAAAGCTAA
- a CDS encoding GNAT family N-acetyltransferase has translation MKIEISSEKHLHYAEEIKQEMADSALKRGTGIAQRTVEFLRYKMLEGNAVVATDDDGCWAGFCYLSSWSDGEYVANSGMIVSPNFRNRGLAKMMKDKIFELSRAKYPDAKMFSLTTGLAIMKINSDLGYKPVTYSEITKDETFWEGCKSCVNYKVLQSKNRENCLCTAMLYTSKQEAFPFNTITEKNTKNEEKCSIGV, from the coding sequence ATGAAGATAGAAATTTCCTCAGAAAAACATTTGCATTACGCAGAGGAAATCAAGCAGGAGATGGCGGACTCGGCCTTAAAAAGAGGAACAGGTATTGCGCAAAGAACAGTAGAGTTTTTGCGTTATAAAATGTTGGAAGGCAATGCGGTTGTAGCAACTGATGACGATGGTTGTTGGGCCGGATTTTGTTATTTGTCATCATGGAGCGATGGTGAATATGTAGCAAATTCTGGGATGATTGTTTCTCCTAATTTCAGGAATAGAGGTCTGGCAAAAATGATGAAAGATAAAATTTTTGAATTGTCTCGAGCCAAATATCCTGATGCTAAAATGTTTAGTTTGACAACTGGCCTTGCGATCATGAAAATCAATTCGGATTTGGGGTATAAGCCAGTAACTTATTCCGAAATTACAAAAGATGAAACATTTTGGGAAGGTTGTAAAAGTTGTGTAAATTATAAGGTTTTGCAGAGTAAAAACAGAGAAAATTGTCTGTGTACGGCAATGTTGTACACGTCAAAACAAGAGGCATTTCCATTTAATACAATAACAGAAAAAAATACAAAAAATGAAGAAAAGTGTAGTATTGGCGTTTAG
- a CDS encoding terminase gpP N-terminus-related DNA-binding protein produces the protein MKSCPKCEQNNVVKSGIINNKQRFYCKNCNYYFTVKKLGKQIDDYYVTKALQLYLEGLSFREIERIIGVSHVTISSWIKKYNITRPPHSDFHPVYKILKQNELIDYLSKEVNIKNSGLIITEFADKYMLIKWERFKK, from the coding sequence ATGAAATCTTGTCCAAAATGCGAACAAAACAATGTGGTAAAAAGCGGAATCATTAACAATAAACAACGCTTCTATTGCAAAAACTGCAATTATTATTTTACTGTTAAAAAATTAGGAAAACAAATTGATGATTATTATGTTACAAAGGCTTTACAGCTATATTTGGAAGGTTTAAGCTTTCGAGAGATTGAAAGAATTATTGGCGTTTCTCATGTAACAATAAGTTCGTGGATTAAGAAATACAATATCACAAGACCACCTCATTCGGATTTTCATCCTGTCTACAAAATATTAAAACAAAATGAACTTATAGACTATCTTTCTAAAGAGGTCAACATTAAAAATTCAGGTTTAATTATCACTGAATTTGCTGATAAATATATGCTTATTAAATGGGAGAGATTTAAAAAATAG